One Methanocaldococcus infernus ME DNA segment encodes these proteins:
- a CDS encoding methanogenesis marker 7 protein — protein sequence MYEIVRYEGGVYKNNIFKEWIEDIGGFVIQEHVMQLDVYMTLAIPQSELERIKEEAKKYKGKIIETPLAGTEIAVVAPSLSRHHLPHTACDIAEYLRRFGAKSNMIGLARGVGKDIAQLREKEKRLIEEHDLAVYVMGNFSSCIKDKIHLFDVDIPVVVTGGPKELDIPYPYVGDLGRRSHRLRHGEEIRALRRMVDKITELINKKRKELSYDPPVVPPVVVKDELEKQVEEVLEILSPMPIVTQLDGLRVKLDYDKYHKKIEEVKVKNYILKEIATIRRSEMKNYILIKIKPKSEVEFERERK from the coding sequence ATGTATGAAATTGTTAGATATGAAGGAGGAGTCTATAAAAACAACATCTTTAAGGAGTGGATTGAGGACATAGGAGGCTTTGTTATCCAAGAGCATGTCATGCAACTTGATGTTTATATGACATTGGCAATTCCTCAGAGTGAGCTTGAGAGAATAAAGGAGGAGGCTAAGAAGTATAAGGGGAAGATAATAGAGACACCATTGGCTGGAACTGAGATAGCTGTAGTAGCCCCAAGTTTATCAAGGCATCATCTCCCACATACAGCCTGTGATATAGCTGAATACTTAAGAAGATTTGGAGCTAAGTCAAACATGATAGGCTTAGCCAGAGGTGTTGGGAAGGATATAGCTCAACTCAGGGAGAAGGAGAAGAGGTTAATAGAAGAGCATGACTTAGCTGTCTATGTTATGGGGAATTTCTCAAGCTGTATAAAGGATAAGATTCATCTGTTTGATGTTGATATCCCTGTTGTTGTCACTGGAGGACCTAAAGAGCTTGACATCCCCTACCCATATGTTGGAGACCTTGGAAGAAGAAGTCATAGGTTAAGACATGGGGAGGAGATAAGAGCTTTAAGGAGAATGGTGGATAAGATAACAGAGCTAATTAATAAAAAAAGGAAAGAGCTTTCTTATGATCCTCCTGTTGTTCCTCCTGTAGTGGTTAAGGATGAGTTGGAGAAACAAGTTGAAGAGGTTTTAGAAATTCTTTCCCCCATGCCTATAGTTACTCAGTTAGATGGGTTAAGGGTTAAGTTAGACTATGATAAGTATCATAAGAAGATAGAGGAGGTTAAGGTTAAAAACTATATCTTAAAGGAGATAGCCACAATTAGAAGAAGTGAGATGAAAAACTATATCTTAATTAAGATTAAGCCAAAGTCTGAGGTTGAATTTGAGAGGGAAAGAAAATGA
- a CDS encoding CBS domain-containing protein encodes MISKYLVRDVMTKGVVEVPLDTKLEEIVKIMDKYNISSVVVSDGEQFWGIVTDTDILKNYHNLDKTAEEVMTSKVILVTPEAPLEKAIDLMVEHKIHHLYVKSSCEDRIIGVISSRDIIKLFSKLIGGEYV; translated from the coding sequence ATGATCTCTAAGTATTTAGTTAGGGATGTTATGACTAAGGGAGTTGTTGAAGTGCCATTAGACACTAAGTTAGAGGAAATAGTTAAGATTATGGATAAATATAATATCTCTTCAGTTGTGGTTTCTGATGGAGAGCAATTTTGGGGAATAGTTACAGATACAGATATCTTAAAAAATTACCACAACTTAGATAAAACTGCTGAGGAAGTTATGACTTCTAAAGTTATATTGGTAACTCCTGAGGCTCCCTTGGAAAAGGCTATAGATTTAATGGTTGAGCATAAGATTCACCATTTATATGTTAAGTCCTCATGTGAAGATAGAATAATAGGAGTTATCTCCTCAAGGGACATTATAAAGTTATTCTCCAAGCTAATAGGTGGAGAGTATGTATGA
- a CDS encoding HisA/HisF family protein, translating into MEIVPVIDIMKGLAVSGKGGERSKYRPLTSILSPNPNPIELAKIYKDYGVSRIYIADLDKIMGVGDNFDIIKSIDFINKMVDVGVRDREDYEKAKSLGEPIVGTETVRELGLLKEAIVSLDFKDGKLLNYNLEDILNYLGEKNEVIVLDISSVGTGRGINRELIRNIRELIDNPLYVGGGLKDIRDLEFCYSLDIDGVLIGTAIHKGILNLKEIVEVFR; encoded by the coding sequence ATGGAAATTGTTCCAGTGATAGATATAATGAAGGGCTTAGCTGTCAGTGGGAAGGGTGGAGAGAGAAGTAAGTATAGACCTTTAACCTCTATCCTCTCTCCCAATCCTAACCCTATAGAGTTGGCTAAGATTTATAAAGACTATGGAGTTTCAAGGATTTATATAGCTGATCTTGACAAAATTATGGGAGTTGGGGACAATTTTGACATTATTAAGAGTATAGATTTTATAAATAAAATGGTTGATGTTGGAGTTAGAGATAGAGAGGATTATGAAAAGGCTAAGAGCCTTGGAGAGCCTATAGTTGGTACTGAAACAGTTAGAGAGTTAGGCTTACTAAAAGAGGCTATAGTTAGCTTAGACTTTAAGGATGGGAAGTTATTAAACTACAATTTAGAAGATATATTAAATTATCTGGGAGAAAAGAATGAAGTTATTGTTTTGGATATATCAAGTGTAGGAACTGGAAGGGGGATAAACAGGGAATTAATAAGAAATATTAGAGAGTTAATAGATAATCCTTTATATGTTGGAGGTGGCTTAAAAGATATTAGAGATTTAGAATTTTGCTACTCCTTAGACATAGATGGGGTCTTAATAGGAACAGCTATACATAAGGGAATTCTAAATTTAAAAGAGATAGTAGAGGTGTTTAGATGA
- the taw2 gene encoding tRNA(Phe) (4-demethylwyosine(37)-C(7)) aminocarboxypropyltransferase Taw2, translating into MRYQRVGDIVIVRKNLTEEEIKKIVEKTKCKSIVKYVTISGEFRTQYVKLLYGEETETIHKEHGCLFKLDVSKIMWSQGNIKERERMAFISNKRETVIDMFAGIGYFTIPMAKHSKPFIYAIEKNPVAYKYLCENIKLNKLKNVAPILSDNREVKLGKVADRIVMGYVHKTHKFLDKAFSFLKDRGIIHYHETVPEKILEKRPIERVKFYAEKYGYKIIDYKIHKIKKYAPGVWHVVLDVHLER; encoded by the coding sequence ATGAGATATCAAAGGGTTGGAGATATAGTTATAGTTAGGAAGAATTTAACAGAGGAAGAGATTAAAAAGATTGTTGAAAAAACTAAGTGTAAGAGTATTGTTAAATATGTAACCATCTCAGGGGAGTTTAGAACTCAGTATGTAAAGTTACTATATGGTGAAGAAACTGAAACCATACATAAAGAGCATGGCTGTCTATTTAAGTTAGATGTATCTAAGATTATGTGGAGCCAGGGGAATATAAAAGAAAGGGAAAGGATGGCATTCATCTCAAATAAGAGGGAAACAGTTATAGACATGTTTGCAGGGATTGGCTATTTCACCATCCCAATGGCTAAACATTCCAAGCCCTTTATTTATGCCATAGAAAAAAATCCTGTTGCTTATAAATACCTATGTGAAAATATAAAATTAAATAAGTTAAAGAATGTTGCTCCAATACTCTCAGATAATAGGGAGGTTAAACTTGGGAAGGTTGCTGATAGGATAGTAATGGGCTATGTCCATAAAACCCATAAATTCTTAGATAAAGCCTTCTCTTTCCTTAAAGATAGAGGAATTATACATTACCATGAAACTGTCCCTGAAAAGATATTAGAGAAGAGGCCAATAGAAAGAGTAAAATTTTATGCTGAAAAGTATGGATATAAGATTATAGATTACAAAATTCATAAGATAAAGAAATATGCCCCAGGAGTTTGGCATGTGGTTCTTGATGTACACTTAGAGAGGTAG
- a CDS encoding NAAT family transporter translates to MDINFYIYCFVSLFITVDPIGLLPILQSLIFPYPKEYRIKIIRKAIIASTVILLIFALFGNYIFGYFGISLEAFRIAGGLLLFKIAWDMLQAEIPKTKHKPEETLDIEDIDSIVYVPLAVPLISGPGAITTTMILVGKSKDLLDKILVVLAIISVMLVSAIIFYLGDEILKRVNIYGINAFVRIMGLLLAAIAVQIIFIGIRGFIG, encoded by the coding sequence ATGGACATAAATTTCTATATCTATTGCTTTGTTTCTCTCTTTATTACTGTTGATCCCATAGGCTTACTTCCAATTTTACAGTCCCTTATCTTTCCCTATCCTAAGGAGTATAGGATAAAGATAATTAGGAAAGCTATTATTGCTTCTACAGTAATTTTATTAATCTTTGCTCTCTTTGGAAACTACATATTTGGCTATTTTGGGATAAGCTTAGAAGCCTTTAGAATAGCTGGAGGTCTCCTTTTATTTAAAATAGCTTGGGACATGCTACAGGCAGAGATTCCTAAGACTAAGCATAAGCCAGAGGAAACCTTAGATATAGAAGATATTGATAGTATTGTCTATGTTCCCCTTGCTGTTCCTCTCATCTCTGGGCCAGGGGCAATAACAACAACCATGATTTTGGTGGGGAAGAGTAAAGATCTCCTTGATAAAATTTTAGTGGTTTTGGCCATAATTTCAGTTATGCTTGTTTCAGCCATCATCTTTTACTTAGGGGATGAAATATTAAAGAGAGTCAATATTTATGGAATAAATGCCTTTGTTAGAATCATGGGGCTTTTACTTGCAGCTATAGCAGTTCAAATTATATTTATTGGCATTAGAGGATTTATAGGGTGA
- a CDS encoding DUF7839 domain-containing protein yields the protein MKKRGITEFQVLSEIIRKQPHIKQKEIAKNLGITIQAVSEHIRNLIKEGYIKTGGRGEYRVTEKGVRRLKEWLSEMNKYLEEVKISIYRYKDVWPAIADEDLKEGDTVYLYMKKGLLHASKEEKGKAKAKVVEDAKKGEDVSVSEIEGIIEINKGEVIIFKIPPKIKGGSKSVNYKIIEEKLEEFKDKDYVVATMGTVGYVVAKKLGLNPDIRFGTLQGIVRATEKGCNVLAFITGGMTERIIKKLDEHKITYTVIDVYRE from the coding sequence TTGAAAAAGAGGGGAATAACTGAGTTTCAAGTATTGTCTGAGATTATAAGGAAACAGCCACATATAAAGCAGAAGGAGATAGCTAAAAACTTAGGAATTACTATTCAGGCTGTATCAGAGCATATAAGGAATTTAATTAAAGAGGGATATATAAAAACTGGAGGTAGAGGGGAATATAGAGTTACTGAAAAAGGGGTTAGAAGGTTAAAGGAGTGGCTATCTGAGATGAACAAGTATTTAGAGGAGGTTAAGATATCAATATATAGATATAAAGATGTGTGGCCAGCTATAGCTGATGAGGACTTAAAAGAGGGAGACACTGTCTATTTATACATGAAAAAAGGGCTATTACATGCTTCAAAGGAAGAGAAAGGAAAGGCTAAGGCTAAGGTTGTTGAAGATGCTAAGAAAGGAGAAGATGTAAGTGTCAGTGAGATAGAGGGAATCATTGAAATAAATAAGGGAGAGGTTATCATCTTTAAGATTCCTCCAAAGATTAAAGGAGGCTCTAAGAGTGTTAATTATAAAATAATAGAGGAGAAGTTAGAGGAATTCAAAGATAAAGACTATGTTGTGGCTACAATGGGAACTGTTGGTTATGTTGTTGCTAAAAAACTTGGCCTTAACCCAGATATTAGGTTTGGAACTCTCCAAGGAATAGTGAGGGCTACAGAAAAAGGATGTAATGTCCTTGCTTTCATCACTGGAGGAATGACAGAGAGAATTATAAAAAAGTTGGATGAGCATAAGATAACTTACACAGTGATAGATGTTTATAGGGAGTAA
- a CDS encoding 16S rRNA (pseudouridine(914)-N(1))-methyltransferase Nep1 has protein sequence MYNIVLSNSALELIPKEMKKKKSKIYKYDILDSNYHYREMRNLKDRERRGRPDIIHITLLTILDSPINHEGLLNIYVHTYDNKVLKINPETRLPRNYFRFLGVMEKVLKYNDNPLIKMEEKRLEDLLNEINAKRIALLTKNGELVKKTEMLKKYDTFLIGGFPKGEIIINEEEVDGKIEKISIYKKGLMAWTVAGIVCYSLFFS, from the coding sequence ATGTACAATATAGTTTTATCAAACTCAGCCTTGGAATTGATTCCTAAGGAGATGAAGAAGAAAAAATCAAAGATTTATAAGTATGACATCTTAGACTCTAACTATCACTATAGGGAGATGAGAAACTTAAAAGATAGAGAGAGGAGAGGAAGGCCAGATATTATACATATAACTCTATTGACAATCCTTGATAGCCCTATTAACCATGAAGGTCTCTTAAACATCTATGTACATACTTATGATAATAAGGTTTTAAAAATAAATCCTGAGACAAGGTTACCAAGGAACTATTTTAGGTTTCTTGGAGTGATGGAGAAGGTTTTAAAGTATAATGATAACCCTCTAATAAAGATGGAGGAGAAGAGGTTAGAAGATTTATTGAATGAGATCAATGCCAAAAGAATAGCTCTTTTAACAAAGAATGGAGAGTTAGTTAAAAAAACTGAAATGTTAAAAAAATATGATACCTTTTTAATAGGAGGTTTTCCAAAGGGAGAAATTATTATAAATGAAGAAGAAGTTGATGGAAAAATAGAAAAAATTTCAATTTATAAAAAGGGTTTAATGGCTTGGACTGTTGCAGGGATAGTTTGTTATTCACTCTTCTTTTCCTAA
- a CDS encoding DEAD/DEAH box helicase, whose translation MDFKSLGLSDNTLKALKRKGFKKPTKIQEKIIPILLSEDVNIVGQAQTGTGKTAAFGLPIIEKINDEKEIKALILTPTRELAKQVAEELKSLKGKKNLKIVEIYGGKPIKEQIYKLRGANIVVGTPGRLLDHIKRKTINLKNLSYFVLDEADEMLNMGFIEDVEEILKHTNDDKNILLFSATLPREILNLAKKYMRDYKLIKVKSSKNLIEQKHFKVSNSEKFNLLCKIINEENFYGLIFCKTREDVKNLARKLIEKGYSAEAFHGKLSQFRREKILKRFKMKKINILVSTDVAARGIDIEGLTHVINYSLPQNPEYYVHRIGRTGRAGKRGKAITFVEPHEYKKYAHMKRCLCKKL comes from the coding sequence ATGGATTTTAAATCTTTAGGTTTATCAGATAATACTTTAAAAGCTCTAAAAAGAAAGGGTTTTAAAAAACCTACAAAAATTCAAGAGAAAATTATTCCTATACTTTTAAGTGAAGATGTAAATATTGTTGGCCAAGCACAAACTGGTACTGGAAAGACTGCAGCTTTTGGATTACCAATTATTGAGAAAATAAATGATGAAAAAGAAATTAAAGCTCTAATTTTAACACCTACAAGAGAGTTAGCTAAGCAAGTTGCTGAAGAGCTTAAATCTCTAAAAGGTAAAAAGAATTTGAAAATAGTTGAAATTTATGGAGGAAAGCCTATTAAAGAGCAAATTTATAAGTTAAGAGGAGCTAATATAGTTGTAGGAACTCCTGGGAGACTTTTAGATCACATAAAGAGAAAAACCATTAATTTAAAGAATCTCTCATATTTTGTCTTAGATGAAGCTGATGAAATGCTAAATATGGGATTTATTGAAGATGTTGAAGAAATATTAAAGCATACAAATGATGATAAAAATATTCTTCTCTTCTCAGCAACCTTACCAAGGGAAATATTAAACTTAGCTAAGAAATATATGAGAGACTATAAATTAATAAAAGTTAAGAGTTCAAAAAATTTAATTGAGCAGAAGCACTTTAAAGTTTCTAACTCAGAGAAATTTAATTTATTATGTAAAATTATTAATGAAGAAAATTTCTATGGCTTAATTTTTTGTAAGACAAGGGAAGATGTAAAAAATCTTGCAAGAAAGCTTATTGAAAAAGGATATTCAGCAGAAGCTTTTCATGGAAAGCTCTCTCAATTTAGGAGGGAGAAGATTTTAAAAAGATTTAAGATGAAGAAAATTAATATATTAGTTTCAACTGATGTAGCTGCAAGAGGGATAGATATTGAAGGGCTAACCCATGTTATTAACTATTCTCTCCCTCAAAATCCTGAGTACTATGTGCATAGAATAGGAAGAACTGGAAGAGCTGGGAAAAGAGGGAAAGCTATAACATTTGTTGAGCCCCATGAGTATAAAAAATATGCCCATATGAAAAGATGCTTGTGCAAAAAATTATAG
- a CDS encoding TRAM domain-containing protein, with product MFNKGKFNKREVPVKEGEVYDVTIEDMGKGGDGIARVEGFVVFVPETQKGDQVKVKITSVKNKFAFGEKVE from the coding sequence ATGTTTAATAAAGGTAAGTTTAATAAAAGAGAAGTTCCAGTTAAAGAAGGAGAAGTTTATGATGTAACCATTGAGGATATGGGTAAAGGTGGAGATGGAATAGCAAGAGTTGAAGGCTTTGTTGTATTTGTACCAGAAACACAAAAAGGAGATCAGGTTAAAGTGAAAATAACTTCTGTAAAAAATAAGTTTGCCTTTGGAGAGAAGGTAGAATAA
- a CDS encoding 4Fe-4S dicluster domain-containing protein encodes MNTKIILVNPEKCSKCFDCITACEKVHGISRIKKIENIPIFCMQCEKAPCMEICPVDAIYLEEGIPIVNKEKCIGCAMCVIACPIGAIFVKDGVAHKCTLCLDAKEKIFPACVEACKDKAIMLVTEDEIEKIKEENLLKIIRVLKSKGCD; translated from the coding sequence ATGAACACTAAAATAATCTTGGTAAATCCTGAAAAGTGTAGTAAGTGCTTTGACTGTATAACAGCCTGTGAAAAAGTTCATGGAATTAGTAGAATAAAGAAAATTGAAAATATCCCTATTTTCTGTATGCAGTGTGAAAAAGCCCCTTGTATGGAAATATGTCCTGTTGATGCCATATACTTAGAAGAAGGGATCCCAATAGTTAATAAAGAAAAGTGTATAGGCTGTGCCATGTGTGTTATAGCCTGTCCAATTGGAGCTATTTTTGTTAAAGATGGTGTAGCTCATAAATGTACTCTCTGCTTAGATGCTAAAGAGAAAATATTCCCTGCCTGTGTAGAGGCTTGTAAAGATAAAGCTATAATGTTAGTTACTGAGGATGAAATTGAGAAAATTAAGGAAGAAAATCTCTTAAAAAT